The genomic window tccacccgctctatatagaatgaactccctcagcttcatagagtccaatgaaagctgctgaataatgttcccttgttaacatattgaatcccaccccctctatatagaatgaactccctcagcttcatagagtccaatgaaagctgctgaataatgttcccttgttaacatattgaattccaccccctctatatagaatgaactccctcagcttcatagagtccaatgaaagctgctgaataatgttcccttgttaacatattgaattccaccccctctatatagaatgaactccctcagcttcatagagtccaatgaaagctgctgaataatgttcccttgttagcatattgaattccaccccctctatatagaatgaactccctcagcttcatagagtccaatgaaagctgctgaataatgttcccttgttaacatattgaattccaccccctctatatagaatgaactccctcagcttcatagagtccagtgaaagctgctgaataatgttcccttgttaacatattgaattccaccccctctatggattttaaagatggtcagcgctcctttaaagggaggggccagcgatcctgttaataaagctaataagaggtgagagaatggattttaaagatggtcagcgctccttgaaagggaggggtcagtgatcctgttaataaagctaataagaggtgagagaatggattttaaagatggtcagcgctcctttaaagggaggggccagtgatcctgttaacaaagctaataagaggcgacagaatggattttaaagatggtcagcgctccttgaaagggaggggtcagtgatcctgttaataaagctaataagaggtgagagaatggattttaaagatggtcagcgctcctttaaagggaggggccagtgatcctgttaacaaagctaataagaggcgacagaatggattttaaagatggtcagcgctcctttaaagggaggggccggtgatcctgttaataaagctaataagaggtgagagaatggattttaaagatggtcagcgctcctttaaagggaggggccggtgatcctgttaataaagctaataagaggtgagagaatggattttaaagatggtcagcgctcctttaaagggaggggacagtgatcctgttaataaagctaataagaggtgagagaatggatttttttcTCCCCATTAAGctctgtatatttgtattttcaaCACATCGTACTTCTTCATAAACAGAAACGAAAGCACAGTGCTGCGCATTAAAACGACAATACGATGTAGTAAACAGTACAGAATACAAACAGTAAACAGAGTTGACAGCAGCAgctcaaaagaagaaaaaagactgCAAAAAGGGGCTAATAGTGTACAGTACGCGGGGAAAATAACATTACAGCACGTAACCTGCGTCACTTTGAAGTTTATTTCACGGAGAGAATCGCTTTCCGACGTGTCCGCACGCAGCTGCACCGTGACGTAGTTACGCTCCAGCCAGCCTGCGCTTTAAAACTCGCAGCGTCAAAATCGGGTCCTTTTCCacgcagtttttttttcattttaaaaaacatattaatcCTTGCGTGTCATCTGCCGTTCGCGGTGATTCGcgtttcaaatgcatttcaatttacAGCCATCTAAAACACTGcctcttcaaacacacacaccagcGCACAAAGATAACGGGTTTATCGACTCACAGTTAATGcgtgtgtttaaaaaaagagacaaaaacgCGTTTAGAAAATGCAAGACAACATGCCGTAAACTCGACTGAGGTTCGTGTTCAGAAATAATCTCCATTGTTTATATACACGTGTTATAAAACTACTCACAGTCGCTGTGTCCTATGGAAGGCAGCACGTCACACACACGTGACTGCTGTCAGAACCAAGCACCCCTAAGCCTAGACACGTCACCAAAAATCACCGCCTCCTCCTGACGTCACCTGTTTAACCCGTTCATCGCCGGACGTCGCTTCAGACACTGCTTTTATTCCCCCAAAAGATTTCGTTTGTATGTGGACGGCTTCCCTCGCTGACCCGCGATTTATATGTCATAAGatataacatatattattattattattattattattattattattattattattattattattattattattattcagctcCATAGAGTCCAATGacagctgctgaataatgttcccttgttaacatattgaattccaccccctctatatagaatgaactccctcagcttcatagagtccaatgaaagctgctgaataatgttcccttgttaacatattgaattccacaccatctatatagaatgaactccctcagcttcagagtccaatgaaagctgctgaataatgttcccttgttaacatattgaattccaccccctctatatagaatgaactccctcagcttcatagagtccaatgaaagctgctgaataatgttcctttgttaacatattgaattccaccccctctatatagaatgaactccctcagcttcatagagtccaatgaaagctgctgaataatgttcccttgttaacatattgaattccatcccctctatatagaatgaactccctcagcttcatagagtccaatgaaagctgctgaataatgttccctgttaacatattgaattccaccccctctatatagaatgaactccctcagcttcatagagtccaatgaaagctgctgaataatgttcccttgttaacatattgaattccatcccctctatatagaatgaactccttcagcttcatagagtccaatgaaagctgctgaataatgttcccttgttaacatattgaattccaccccctctatagagaatgaactccctcagcttcagagtccaatgaaagctgctgaataatgttcccttgttaacatattgaattccaccccctctatatagaatgaactccctcagcttcatagagtccagtgaaagctgctgaataatgttcccttgttaacatatttaattccaccccctctatatagaatgaactccctcagcttcatagagtccaatgaaagctgctgaataatgttcccttgttaacatattgaattccaccccctctatatagaatgaactccctcagcttcacagagtccaatgaaagctgctgaataatgttcccttgttaacatattgaattccaccccctctatatagaatgaactccctcagcttcatagagtccaatgaaagctgctgaataatgttcccttgttaacatattgaattccaccccctctatatagaatgaactccctcagcttcacagagtccaatgaaagctgctgaataatgttcccttgttaacatattgaattccacaccgctttgtagtttcccacataatgaaaaactgacaaaaattatacaatctaacctgaaataccactgtactactattatggcttccggtagacttttagtatttttatcattttgtttctatgattacatgatgttaaataaaatgtctatagtttatttttttaaattattatgttccTATTTattaaaattctaagtgatgcaaaacgttttgcCACAGCTGTCTCTATCTCAGATATGTGGcatgaaataacttttttttgaaATGTCCGTGCCTCTGGAAACGAGTTTTCAACGGCTTTAATAAACTCTGCACACCTGCTTGCTCCCTGAACCCTCGATCAGAGGAATACTACAAGGATGCCGCACGGTAATGCGATACACATAAGCTtcgaaagtttttaaaaatggggaaaaaggCTACATTGAAATCAtagcaaataaaacacacacacacacatagagattTAAACGTCAGCCTGGGTTATCGTagcgtttgtttttatttgaatttaaacGCAATACATTCGTACAGCTGGATTGGTCATTCAGCCTAAACTAAACGATCGCATGGGTGAGCGATCGCATGCTGCCAGGTTCTGGGGTATGAACTGCATTTGGTGGCTCATCCGGGATATTCAGCTATCACCGTGCAAGTGTACTGCCCTCTGGTGGTGGGGGTGGGACTGAACTACATAGGCCAATGTACCTCTATGGCAATTTTAAACACTAATTATCctgattatttaaatacatgATTTTTTCCAGTATGGGTTGGGGCTGTCGATTGTAATCTTAATAGTTAGTCCTGGGTTTATTTATCTGTCTGTTTGTGACTAGGGGGACAATCTATCCTGGGGTCGGgggatgagggggggggggggagtcggGGGGTCGGGGGGtcgaggggtggggggggggggtcgggagatgagggtgggggttgggggtcgggggtcggggggtggggggtattcAGAGAGGGGCTGCGTTTCCTTCAGGTTGAGTCCTCTGACACGATTAGATTGTCCAAGGCTCCGAgctctgaaaaataataataataataataataaataaaatattctataCCAAAGTTTTCCCATCACCCTATAGagtcataaagtggaatgaaagctgctgaataatgttacctcaacatattatttatttcttactagaccccttatcgagggcgacttacaattgttacaagatatcacattatttttacatacaattacccatttatacagttgggtttttactggagcaatctaggtaaagtaccttgctcaagggtacagcatcagtgtcccccccacctgggattgaacccacgaccctccggtcaagagtccagagccctaaccactactccatgctGCTCCCCTAACATaatgaattacacaccactttgtaacTGGAGTACTgttgttatggcttccggtagacttgcgaTATCTTTTTGTAGTTGcatttattacatgatgttaaataaaaaatctaatttgTGTCCAGAGCTGTAGATGGGGACACatggttaggggttagggttagggttagggttagggttagggttagggttagggttaggggttagggttagggttagggttagggttagggttaggggttatgGGTTAGGAGCTGCACAGGGTTTAGCAGCTCCTTAAGGCTTTGCTGTTACCTTTCAGTCGAAGGTAGGACATGAAATCCAGGACAGTCTCATCTATCGGCTGCACGTTGGGAGctgaggagacagacagagacagatagtgAGAGACTATCAACCGCTCAACGCACGTGTCCTTCATTCGAGAACTACACTTCCCAGCATGCCTCCTCACCTGCAGCAATGGTGAAGGacgctgggagctgtagttcttaaTTGCTGTGACTCGTTACAGCACTAGCTGGAGCTACAACGAGCCCACGCTGTGGTCTGGAATCACAGTTtgtagttaaagaactacagctcccagcatccttcACCATTGCTGCAATTGAaaaggcatgctgggaactgtagttctaGCTAGTGCTGCAACACTGCTGTGTAATGTTCTAGCATagtggcaggcagacagacaggcagggaaGGGTGTGGCTGTCGTTCTCTTACTGTAAACATCCTCGGCTTTCTTGTAACTTTCCTCCACAGCGTCGCGCTTTCCTGCAAGACCACCTTTATCATTGAGGGTCCGATGAGCATCTGAGAGAGGAAGAgacgggggagagagagagagggagagggggaaggggagagaggagcggagaggagaggagaggagggggagggggatagagagagagaggagaaagagagggagaggagaaggagagagggagagaggagaggagggggagggagatagagagagaggggagaggagaggaaagggagagagggagagagaggagagggagagagggaggagagagggagagaggagaggagggggagggggatagagagagaggagaaagagaggagaggagaaggagagagggagagaggagatgaaggggagggggatagagagagagaggagaaagagaggagaggagaaggagagagggagagaggagatgaaggggagggggatagagagagagaggagaaagagaggagaggagaaggagagagggagagaggagaggagggggagggagatagagagagaggggagaggagaggaaagggagagagggagagagaggagagggagagagggaggagagagggagagaggagaggagggggagggggatagagagagaggagaaagagaggagaggagaaggagagagggagagaggagatgaaggggagggggatagagagagagaggagaaagagaggagaggagaaggagagagggagagaggagaggagggggagggggatagagagagagaggagaaagagaggagaggagaaggagagagggagagaggagaggagggggagggggatagagagagagaggagaaagagaggagaggagaaggagagggagagaggagatgaaggggagggggatagagagagagaggagaaagagaggagaggagaaggagagagggagagaggagaggagggggagggggatagagagagagaggagaaagagaggagaggagaaggagagagggagagaggagatgaaggggagggggatagagagagagaggagaaagagaggagaggagaaggagagagggagagaggagatgaaggggagggggatagagagagagaggagaaagagaggagaggagaaggagagagggagagaggagagggagagagggaggagaaagagaggagagagaggagaaagagaggagagggagggagagaagaggagacggaggaggagagagagagaagaggagagggagggggacaggagaggagaggaagagagagagataagaggagagggaggagggaaggGTTAGGACTGCACTTATAAATCAATCAAAACTCGCCTGTTTATTAATGTGTCGATTTCAAAGCGAGAAAAGCCGTCcttccctcagctttacaatgAAGTGCCCATCAATGGGGGATAActtaagtgttttaaaagccgatcggaagtgaattttcctctcatcctcgTATCGAGGAGAGCTAGAACATGCATCTGACCTTTCGTATTCTTCAACTCGACCGCTGTGCaagctgggaaatgtagttctttaTCAGAGCTTAATCAGGGACTGCACCCTGCCCgggactacagctatggccaaacgtttcacctagaattttaggattgagaaaattaaaaaaaaaagaaactgcagccGGGATCAATAGGCACCTGAGCTTGAATCTGTAAGAAGGGATCTGGGGAGAGACAGGGGTTCAAATCCACGCCCTCGGCGGACAGAGGCTCTCCCTTTGGGGAACAGAGAGAGATGAGCTCGAAAAGAaacatctgagagagagagagagagagagagagagagagagagagagagagagagagagagagagagaggagagagagagagaagagagagaaagagagagaggagagagaggagagagagagagagagagagagagagaggagagaggaagagagagaggagaggagagagagaagagagagaagagagaagagagagaagagagagaaagtagcttattgatcccagaatctcatcaagcagcttcttgaaggatcccagggtgtcagcttcaacaacattactggggagttggttccagaccctcacaattctctgtgtaaaaaagcgcctcctattttctgttctgaatgccactttatctaatctccatttgtgacccctggtgcttgtttttcaggttgaaaaagtcccctgtataataacattgtattttaagtgaacatgtatttactcagtaactaCTAAGCAAacacacagtaatcagagacagTTAATGGAAAGATACAAATTGCATTACAATTACATTacaattacagagactagggtgtgtgaactatgcatcagctgcagagtcacttacaactacgtctcacccaaaagacggagcacaaggaggtgaagtgacttgctcagggtcacacagtgagtcagtgagtgagccgggatttcaacctcctggttacaagcccatttctttaaccactgagccacCAAACCTCTGGTAGCCAACGTAACACAATACATCATAAATTAACAATGATGCATTTCTCtgaaagtattatggattttcttgttgttactgcatcttgtaaagcgctttgcgaTGGCGGTCcgctgtgaaaggcgctatataatatAAAGActgatagattgattgattgattgattgattgattaccaGATTAAACGTCACACAAGAAGGCTGCTGTTCACAGCGAACGCTGCAACAACTGAAACATGACCGCAATGTTTTATACTTACGAGGGCCGAGGAGATAACCGGCGCTGTTCAAAGTCCATCCCCTTTTGTCTTTCCCCTGGAACAAGTAAACACGTCGGGATTAATGAAGGTTAGACTCTCAGGGAGAGCTGGTGAGGTGACAGCGAAACTCCCCTGATCAGAACCGCGTTCCTGGATCCTCACCCGATGCGCT from Acipenser ruthenus chromosome 57, fAciRut3.2 maternal haplotype, whole genome shotgun sequence includes these protein-coding regions:
- the LOC117968017 gene encoding galanin peptides-like, translated to MQHPRTLLCLSLILCGLVSQSLGLTFSGKDKRGWTLNSAGYLLGPHVSFRAHLSLFPKGRASVRRGRGFEPLSLPRSLLTDSSSDAHRTLNDKGGLAGKRDAVEESYKKAEDVYTPNVQPIDETVLDFMSYLRLKELGALDNLIVSEDST